The genomic interval ACTTTCCCCCCTGCACTAACAACacgatctctctcctcaagacAGCTTGCGACATGATCCTAATATGTCAAAGTCAActaatttcaaaatataacaCAACATAATGCCACAAGAACCAATAGAATTAGAATGAAACAGTCCAAGCTCACCCTACTCAGAGCTAAGGGGCACCCAGCCCGACATAAAATTGTCCTGCAATCACCTGCATTAGCGACAAAAAGCTTGTTTCTAACTATTAGGGCAGCAGCTGCAGTGCAACCAGGATGCCAATCTTTCTGAGTCACCCTCTTGGAATTACGATGAGAATCAAGTTCATTTCTAAAAGCAACATCTGTCCTAACAAATGCTTCCAACAGCGCATCAGCAGGACTGCATTcatatatacacttgtttaatCTAAGAAAGTGGATAATAGTTAGACAAAGGCAGGCATAACAACCAGAGCAAAACAAACCTGCATGTAGATCCTAAGATTTTCAGAAATTCCGGCAATGCTTGAGCTGAAAACTCAGCTGCTGCTGCACCTACAGATGTTCCAGAATCCAGAGAGTTTATAtgaacaagaaaatcacaCTTAACCATACTAAGAAACAGacaattttgaataataattcTATCCCAATGGTTTCTTAGAGATTTAAAGAGGAGCTTGTCTCCTCTAGAATTTGAAGATATCTCCAGGTAAGATTCGAAGACAGTTTACTTTAAGAGATGCAGAAACATGaacaattttgttttcaaagtATCTGACTCCATAACAATTCTATTGTTTCTCACTTGAAGCTAAGTGGTTCTTGAATTATTAATTGCTAATAATAAGGTAAACTCATGTAACTGAATTAGAATAAATTCAGGATAGCCAAAAAACAGGTTAAGACATTCCaattatatatacacacaaaTTTAGTAACTTGAAAGTAGAGACAGCTTCTACTTTATAAGTTATTCCAAAAtcaggaagaaaaaaaggaggGTGAGAAGTATTTGAATTAATCACTTAGATAAGATTACCTTCTGAAAcgattttaatttaaattacccAGAATTTAATTTGGCCTCCTAACTCTTTTTCTTCAGATGTATTTATTTAAACAAGTTTCCAGTGGCCATTAGGAGCACTTTATCCTCATATTTGATCCCTACTGGATCTTCAGTATCATGTGTCACAGTTTTGCATACCTCTGTGACCATCAAAGATACCGAAAACATGAACATCTTTCTCGTTGCATAAGTAAGGCATAAGAAAGTGTGTGTCCTCCATACTCTCCCTTCTCCCACATGTAGCAAAGGATCCCCAAGAAAGTACTGGATGGTATGTCAAAGATTCATCAGAAGAATCAAGCCATTTTCCGAAACCAGAATGTACTTCAGCAGATGCTCTTTTGGATAAACATTGTCCCTGAGTAGACCAGTTAATATTTTCCTGATAGGTATGAAGGTTGTTAATGCTTTCCATGACTTGATGACCATGGGAAATAGAAGATTTTTGAAGTGATAGATCTTCTTTCTCCATTCTCTTTCTCTGTTCCAAAATACCATCTAGTTCTAAAACTATATCGTTAAATGAAGGCCTATTTTGAGGATTTGCATCCCAACACTTTTGAATTAGTGACAGCATACTTGCTGGCACTCCAGACACAATACCAGGAAGAACTGGTCGCAGTCCACCAGAGACCACAGCGGCAGTAAGTTGCTGCTCAGTATAGTTCATCTCCAGAACAGTGTGGGCCTGCCAGTAGCAAATAAATTACAAACAACCACTAAAGCTTTAACAACAAATATGAGTAGTCAACACCCACCCATGGTTTGCAATATTAAAGAGACGTGAGGCTTTGCTTGACCATAGTCCAATGCTGACTATACTCAAAGTTCAAACATTCTACCAGAAAACATAAATCTAAAGTGTGCAGATTTGCAGTTTGTTTATCTCTTCAATTCTAGGCATGAAATGACCGGCATGAATGCAAAGCAAGCTCTGATTTGATGTTAAAATCATTCACTAGAAAAGAACTTATGGCTGGAGGAAAAATTAGATAGCAATAATGGTTGGATACATTTATCCAATAACCGATCATTCATCCCAAATTAATTCAGATgcaaaaatcatcaaaaataagttggCTTGTAATAATATGGCAGGAAGGTAGATCAGAGATATAATTCAACTTCTATTTAATTAATACTGACATGACTTGTTTAAAGTTCCTCAAGACCATCTTTCAGCTTATTCTCCCctacatttttaatttagacTGTAACTTGTAGCGGGTAGTTCTGGGTTGGCAGAACCTTCTTTGGTAGAAAAAAGGCACAAGATCCTTCTTATGCTAATCCTTTAAATAATAGtagaaaagaagaagcaaaAGAGGCTTATATTTGTTTTGCAGCCTGTCATTGTGTAAGCATAgtaggaagaaaaaaaggaagtaATTTGTCCTTGGAAACTGCTGCAAAATAACCCTAAAACAAAGAGAACTAGATTTATTGAATGAACCAACCAGAATATATCTTCTACCATCAGAAACTTCAAACACAATAGAACAAGTTTGGTTTGCCATTTCCCCAATAACCTCCAAGTAAACAGAATGcaggaataaaaatatatagtgtTAAAATGATCTCCTTAAGcactatttaaaaattcattgTAAAAGCTAATGCCTAATTTCCAGTAACAGCAAACATGAGCAGCATGATCCATACGAACAATGTTCCTTATTACTTGGATCACAGATCATTCTAGCAGGGGGTTGGCTCATAGAGTAAACTAATTCTGGGTCCAGCAGTTGGACTGTGTAAAAAGTTAAACATCTAATTAAGATATTCATATGTAACTTAATCTGAAATTTTTCTGTATAATACTAAAAATTAGCAAGCTGGGTGGTTGAGAGCCTGATTAAACCTCAGCTTTCTAGTTAATATGTTAGATATGAGAgagattaataaaatttgatttggGCAGATTAGGTTCAACAAAATCCAGCTAGTTTAGTGGGTCTGACCAGATTTGACAAAGTTAATTATAAGTCAGGGTAGTTCTAAACCCTTCCAAATCAAAGAAACACTGATAATTCACCAGTCAAACTGGTCAGATACAACAATTTAAGTTGCCCTTTCAAGGTCGAAAAGGCATGCATATATGCAGAAATTATATCCAAACATGAGTTTTTCCAATTCTTTTAAGTACCAATATCAATAGTTGCCAAGCATCAAACAATGCAATAAAATTTGTCTTGAAGTGGAAGTCCTACCAATGAGAGTGATAGctcaaattttcttaataagCATATGCATAACCATAATAATATCACTAATCAGAAATCAGATACATAATAAGTAAATGCAATCAAGAAAAGACCAACCTGAGCTTCAGCACGAATATCAGTGTATGGGATAACGCCAGTTAGCAGTTCACTGCAATGAAATGGAAATCAAGTTCTGTATTTGTAGCCTTACAGAGCAGCAAATATAGAAGCAACTACTAAACTGAAATGATAAACTGGGAAATATAACCACCATAACGCATAGGTCACAATTAGATTAACCATGCTAGAGCATATAAATCTAGCTCAAGATGATATTTCTTAGCTCTTACCATAAGAGCCAATGATAGCACCATGAAGAAACCTGATCCATTGATTCACTTAATAGCTTAACATGTGCTATTGCTGTAGGGCTCTGGGAAGCATGGACATCTCTACCAATTAGTTATTTCTGTGTCCAGTGGATATTGGAGGCAATGACAGAGAAAACAGGACAAATACACACCTAATCACCAATAGACATATTGCGTACCATAAAACAgagaagaggaaagaaaaatcctaaaaaaaaaggacaagaATTGGACATATCAGAGGTGCATCCTTGGATATGTTTCCAACATCGATTTCATGAGATTCAAACTTCCACATAACAAAAAGCCAACAGCAACCAAAATGATTTtgcatttaaataaaatgtaaatgaGTTTTCAATAACACAAACCCCCTAGGTTCATGGTTAAATGGAATTTGTTGCTATTATTTCAGgcctaaatttctttttattatcatttcaACAGTGTTTCAATTATGCAAAGCTGTTAAATACTTTCCAAAGTCCCAACAGAAGCCTAATGTAGAGATTCCAAGCCCAGACAAGCCAGAGAAGCATAAACTGTTTCATGGTTCACTGAAGCATCTAAATGCTTTGAACACTGCTTGTCATCCCATTCAGTAAGGAGGAATGGCATCGCATTgctttattcttttctcttaataAAGCCCACAAGCTTCTTTTAAGGCCAAGGACCAtgtaaaaacattaaaactaaacaaaaaaaaaaaatgttgcaGCAAATGACAAATCATCTAAAACCAACAATTGATATCAAATTACATGATGAGAGATGAAATAACTGGAGACTCAGGCTGACCATACAAAGGATCCTTCTCCAGTTGATTTGTCACAAAATTTTGGATGGTAACATcataaatacataaataagCATATTCTTCTGGATTAGCTTATGGGTGCTTGGACGTTTCATTACTATGAAAAGATGCCAACTTCTTTATGTAGCTATCCACACATAAATTGGTAAGAATTTCTCAAGAGTAGGGGTTGCAATATTGGACATTACATGCAAAGATGATTTGACCTTTAGTGGGTTCATGCCAAAATTCATGTTAACATGATTATGACACAAATTAATCATGTTGTATGGCAGTTGACTTGCAAGCtcgaaaataaaaaaataaacaagagGATAAGAAAGTCTTCTTGAGTTGATCAGTTCAGTAATCAACTAAGCTATGACATGTTCAACCCACTCATTTAGAtgtaattttatgtttaattcaaaattagtTCAGATATCAAGTTATCAATACAAGATATATTAAGACAATTTAGTAAATTTCAACACGTTAAAGCACAGTTGgccctaattttttttaaaaaaaattaattggtCTTTAACCTCTCAATATAGAAATAAACGGAAGTGTTACAATGTCAAAAAGATTGTTGGCCACATATGGGTTGTccatttttttacataattgtCTGACCGAAGCattaaatcttaaaaattgAAAGGTTAGAAACATCAATAGAACAATTAAGAAGTTAGGGACCAAATTGAACTTTTTAAAAGGCTAAAGACCAAAATGCTTTTAACTCAATTTGAAATATTTCTAAAATCTTCCATTGCAatctataaataaataatctcAGTATTTTAGATTAACAGTTGATAATAACTAGCAATCTAAGAGAAGGAGATGAAATTAGGTATGCACATCCTTTATTAtcccaaaataataaaagcattaTAGGTTAGTATAGCAAGAATCCTAATTCATAAATCTATCTTGCATTCTTACTTGATGGATACTCCAAAGCTGTAGACATCTGATTTTTCAGTATGTATCTCCTTCCTCAATATCTCAGGTGCCATATAAATAAGAGTGCCAACCATATTCTTTTTATGAAAACCACCTGTTGGCTTGCCAGATGATCTCCAATTCTCAGTAGAAACTCCTCTAAGATCTTTCTTATATTCTGCCAAACCAAAGTCAGCTAGGTGTGCAGAAGAGTTTTGGTCAAGCTGCATCATATGTTATTGGTGTTCTTATATAACTTTGAGGCACGGAATTCActcaattaaaatcatttgCTGAGAGTATCTAACTCCAACCAGAAGATCTAGATAAATTAAAGAGATAAAAGGttatataagaaaattacAAGAACATTTGCTGGTTTCACATCCCTATGTATGATTCCTTGATTGTGCAGGTATTGCAAAGCCTTTGctggaggaaaaaaaaaacagcagAAAAGGTGCATCATGCAACatcattgaaaagaaaatttttgtaaattctGGTAAACAGAAACGGAAGCAAAAAACAAGATGGGGAAAAAATAATATGCAATAGAAAACTTTTAGTATAAGCTAGTCAACAGAGTATTGTGATTAAGATAAATATTTCCATGTAAACATGAGGATAATACAAAGTGGGTAAGCGCATTAAAAAGCTTGTCAGATCCTTTATTATTAACTAGTTCCttacataaaaaaacaaagttaCAGCAAGCAGTTATCATGCTGCATATTCATCACTCAATGGTAATGGCTTTTCTGGCTATCAGGATATCTaggttttcactttttttaatttatttagttttcttttgtgAGTACATTGTTTCTAACACCAATCTGAAACCATAGaaggtaaataaaaaaacaaattaataacaaagatattttagaaattaaaaaaaaagaaggaaaattaaCAAAGCCTTGAGATTGCAGTTCAAAAAGATTTACTTAAAACCAATATGACAGAAGTAATACAGTGTCTGCATTACCGTgaaacaaacataaaatttcaGCAAAGTTCAGTCTATATATCAATTATTATCCATATATACCTTTGTGAGTTGTACTCGGATACAGGTCACATTCTGCTTATAATTGAGAGGTTTCCTA from Theobroma cacao cultivar B97-61/B2 chromosome 5, Criollo_cocoa_genome_V2, whole genome shotgun sequence carries:
- the LOC18598606 gene encoding protein kinase and PP2C-like domain-containing protein isoform X1, producing the protein MGLDIVQPNTCVRGCCSSDSIPLHLPPSSYILLSPIARGAESVVYEAILDGKRVAVKKPILSTSDELDKFHKELQLLCKLHHPGIATLVAAHARPPNYMFFFQFYEERNLAHKLHVQEWTPDIDHALTITLQLAKALQYLHNQGIIHRDVKPANVLLDQNSSAHLADFGLAEYKKDLRGVSTENWRSSGKPTGGFHKKNMVGTLIYMAPEILRKEIHTEKSDVYSFGVSINELLTGVIPYTDIRAEAQAHTVLEMNYTEQQLTAAVVSGGLRPVLPGIVSGVPASMLSLIQKCWDANPQNRPSFNDIVLELDGILEQRKRMEKEDLSLQKSSISHGHQVMESINNLHTYQENINWSTQGQCLSKRASAEVHSGFGKWLDSSDESLTYHPVLSWGSFATCGRRESMEDTHFLMPYLCNEKDVHVFGIFDGHRGAAAAEFSAQALPEFLKILGSTCSPADALLEAFVRTDVAFRNELDSHRNSKRVTQKDWHPGCTAAAALIVRNKLFVANAGDCRTILCRAGCPLALSRDHVASCLEERDRVVSAGGKVKWQVDTWRVGPAALQVTRSIGDDDLKPAVTAEPEITETVLLLEDEFLVMASDGLWDVVSNMEVISIIRDTVKEPAMCSKRLATEAAERGSKDNITVIVVFLRPVSTAERVY
- the LOC18598606 gene encoding protein kinase and PP2C-like domain-containing protein isoform X2, whose protein sequence is MGLDIVQPNTCVRGCCSSDSIPLHLPPSSYILLSPIARGAESVVYEAILDGKRVAVKKPILSTSDELDKFHKELQLLCKLHHPGIATLVAAHARPPNYMFFFQFYEERNLAHKLHVQEWTPDIDHALTITLQLAKALQYLHNQGIIHRDVKPANVLLDQNSSAHLADFGLAEYKKDLRGVSTENWRSSGKPTGGFHKKNMVGTLIYMAPEILRKEIHTEKSDVYSFGVSINELLTGVIPYTDIRAEAQAHTVLEMNYTEQQLTAAVVSGGLRPVLPGIVSGVPASMLSLIQKCWDANPQNRPSFNDIVLELDGILEQRKRMEKEDLSLQKSSISHGHQVMESINNLHTYQENINWSTQGQCLSKRASAEVHSGFGKWLDSSDESLTYHPVLSWGSFATCGRRESMEDTHFLMPYLCNEKDVHVFGIFDGHRGAAAAEFSAQALPEFLKILGSTCSPADALLEAFVRTDVAFRNELDSHRNSKRVTQKDWHPGCTAAAALIVRNKLFVANAGDCRTILCRAGCPLALSRDHVASCLEERDRVVSAGGKVKWQVDTWRVGPAALQVTRSIGDDDLKPAVTAEPEITETVLLLEDEFLG